AACGCCTACGAGAAGCAGCACGGCTGGCAATTACTCTTTGATGGCAAAACCAGCCAGGGCTGGCGCAGTGCCAAAAGTCCCACCTTCCCCGCCGCGGGCTGGCAGATTGCCGATGGCATGATAACCGTGCTACCCTCCGAAGGCAAGGAAGCGGCCAACGGCGGCGACATCGTGACCAAGGCGGAGTACCAAGCATTTGACTTATCGTTTGAGTTTAAGTTGACGCCGGGGGCCAACAGTGGGGTGAAGTACTTCGTGACGCTGGCCGAAAAAACCGACGGCTCGGCCATCGGCCTCGAATACCAGGTGCTCGACGATGCCCTGCACCCCGATGCCAAGCTGGGCCGTGACGGCGACCGCACCCTGGCCTCGCTCTACGACCTGAAAACGGCCGATAAACCTGCCCGCTTCGTACACCCCATCGGGGAGTGGAACGTGGGCCGCGTGGTGGTCTACCCCAACAACCACGTCGAGCACTACCTCAACGGAGCCAAAGTGCTGGAGTACGAGCGCGGCTCGCCCGCCTTCCGCGAGCTGGTAGCCCAGAGCAAATATCACGTGTGGCCCAACTTTGGGGAGGCCCCGGCCGGTCACCTGCTGCTGCAAGACCACGGCAACCGCGTGTCGTTTCGCAGCATCAAGCTCAAGCAATTGTAGGGTGCGGGGCTTGCCCCCGCCCGTCGTTGCACGATGCGCGTTTGTATCGGTCAACGAAGCGCAGATTTCATTCAACAATGGGCGGGGGCAAGCCCCGCACCCTACTTTTCTTAGCTTTCCTTCCCATGTCGCAGCCTCGTCGTGAGTTCCTTCAGCAAGTGGCCTTGGCCGGCGCGGGCGCTTTGCTACCCCGCGTTACGTGGTCGGCCAGCAGCTACAAGCGCATTATCGGGGCCAATGACCGGGTGCGGGTGGGGGTAGTGGGCTTCTCAGACCGCCACCGCAACTCGCACATGCCCAGCTTTTTGCAGCATTATAAAGCGCTGAACTTCGATATAGTGGGCGTATCCGACATCTGGAGTAAGCGCCGCGAGGAAGGCGCGGCCCTGTGGCGAGAAAAGCTCGGCCACCCCGTGGCCGCCTACCGCAACAACGACGAGCTATACGCCAGCAAAAGCGTGGATGCCGTGTTCATTGGCACCGCCGATTTTCAGCACGCGCTGCATGCCATCGAGGCCGTGCAGGCCGGCTGCGATGCCTACGTGGAGAAGCCCTTCGCCGAGACAATGGCCGATAATCGGGCCGCCCTAAAGGCTATTAGGGGCTCGAAGCAGATTGTGCAAATCGGCTCGCAACGCCGCAGTGGCGACAACTACCAAGCCGCTGAGCGATTCATTAAGTCGGGCAAATTCGGGCCTATCACAATGGTGGAACTGACCTGGAACGTGAACCAGCCCGGCCGCTGGCGCCGCCCCGAGCTGGTAGCCCAGCTCCGCGAGGCCGATACCGACTGGCAGCGCTACCTGCTTAACCGCCCTGCCGAAGCCTACGACCCGCGCAAGTACCTGGAATATCGGCTGTTCTGGCCTTACTCCTCGGGCCTGCCGGGTCAGTGGATGAGCCACCAGATTGACACCGTGCACTGGTTTACGGGCCTACCCCACCCGCGCAGCGTGGTGGCCAACGGCGGCATTTATATGTGGAAGGACGGGCGGCGCAACTGGGACACCCTCACGGCGGTGTTTGACTACGGCCCGGCCGCCGACCCAAGCACCGGCTTCCAGGTCACGTTTGCCTCGCGGATGGACAACGGCGATGAGCATCCGGCCGAAATATATTACTCCAACGGTGGCGAGCTGAACCTGAATACTAACCGCGTATCGCCCACTGGCGGCCTCACCCAGCAGCACGCCGAGGCCATGCACCTGCCAGCCAACCTGCTGCCCGAGTTCAGCCTGGCCAGTACCGATGCCGCAGTAGCTTCCGCCAATACCGGCGGCGACGTGCTCACCTCCAACCACATCCGCAACTGGATGGCGTGCGTGCGCAGCCGCCAGCAGCCCCACGCGCCCGTCGAGGCCGGCTACAGCCATTCCATCGCCAACATCATGACCACCGCTGCCGCTCACACCGGCCTCAAAGCCACCTTTGATGCCCAGACGCAGGAGGTAATGGTAGGGGGTAGGGTGTTCCAGTACTGAGAACGCCCTGTAGCAAACAGAGCATCTTCACCTATATCTACTGAATTATACCGATGGCTGCTCAATCTCCCGCGCCAGCTCCGCGTACCAGGCCGCGCCGTACTTACGCTCCAGCGGCTCCTGCAAAAACTTATACACCGGCACGCCCAGCTTAGCCCCAAACGAGCAGGCCGGCGAGCAAATATCCCAGCGGTCGTAGTTCAGCGCCTCAAAGCCCTCGTACTTCGTCACCCGGATGGGGTAAAGATGGCAGCTGATGGGCTTCTTAAAAGTCGTCGCACCAGCCAGATATGCCTGCTCAATGCCACATTTTAGGATACCTCGCTCGTCGTAGAGCGCGTAGGCGCACTCGCGGTCATTAATCGTGGTCGTGCTATAGTCACCCTCCCAGTCTTCAATGTAAAGTCCTTGGGCCGTAATGGCTTGCTTGCCGGCTTCGGTCAGGAAAGGCTCAATTTTGGGGTACTCATTTTTGAGAATTTCCAATTCCTCCAGCTCCAGAGGCGCGCCGAGGTCACCCTCCACGCAACAGGCTCCTTTGCAGGCATCGAGGTTGCAGACGAAGAAGTTTTCGGCCACGTCGTCGGAGATAACGGTATTCTGGATAATAATCATGACAAGGCGCGAATTTATCAGCGAGAGCAGGTAATTAGTAAAGCGCCGTCATGCGCGGGCTTTTCCTAAAAACGGTAGCACAAAGATACCGCCCTACCCCCCGCCAACTTATCTTTGTCTGCTAGACGTGCCTCGGTACTGCGGGCAGTTTTGGGTCGCTTTAGCCTTGCGGTCCGCATTTTCCCAAAAGCTAGCGGCTGGCAGCTACTAGCTAACCGCTTATTTTAGATGGCTTTAGATTATCACGCTCTCTTAAACCCCTCGCAGGCCGCCGCCGTGCTCCAAACGGAAGGCCCCTGCATGATTATCGCCGGCGCAGGCTCGGGCAAGACGCGGGTGCTTACCTACCGCATCGCCCACCTGCTGGAGCAGGGGGTAGACCCGTTCAACATCCTGGCCCTGACTTTCACCAACAAGGCCGCCAAGGAAATGCGCGCCCGCATTGAAAAAGTCGTCGGCCCCAATGCCAAAAACCTATGGATGGGCACTTTTCACTCGGTGTTCGCCAAAATTCTGCGCTCCGAGGCCGATAAAATCGGCTATCCGCGCTCGTTCACTATCTACGACACCCAGGACAGCCGCACACTCATCGGCCAGATTATAAAGGAGTTGGAGCTGGATGATAAGCTCTACAAGCCCGCTACGGTGCTCGGTCGCATCTCGGCGGCCAAGAATAAGCTCGTCTCGGTGCAGCAGTACCTCAACGACCCCGTTATTAAGCAAGATGACGAGGCGGCCATGCGACCCAAAATCGGGGTGCTCTACCAGCAGTACGCCTCCCGCTGCTTAAAGGCCGGCGCGATGGATTTCGACGACCTACTGTTTCAAACTAACGTCCTCTTCCGCGACCACGCCGACGTACTAAATAAATACCAGAACAAATTCAAATTTGTGATGGTAGACGAGTACCAAGACACCAATTATTCGCAGTATCTAATTACCCGCAAGTTGGCGGCCAAGGAGCGAAATATTTGCGTGGTAGGCGACGACGCGCAGAGTATTTATGCCTTCCGCGGCGCGGATATCACCAATATTCTCAATTTCGAGAAAGACTATCCTGAGCTGAACGTATTTAAGCTCGAACAGAATTACCGGTCTACTAAGAATATTGTGTGGGCCGCTAATTCGGTGATTAAAAATAACCAGGCGCAATTACGTAAAGACGTTTTTTCAGCTAACGAGGAGGGCAATTTAATTGAGTTGATTAAAGCCGCCTCCGACAACGAGGAAGGCAAATTAATTGCCCAGTCTATTTACGAGGACAAGATGAATCAGCATCTTTCCTACGATAATTTTGCCATTCTTTACCGCACCAACGCCCAAAGCCGGGCAATGGAAGAAGCGCTGCGCAAATTAAATATCCGCTATAAAATTGTGGGTGGCCTGAGCTTTTATCAGCGCAAGGAAATCAAGGATTTAGTGGCTTATTTGCGCCTCACGGTGAACCCGAATGACGAGCAAGCGCTACGCCGGGTAATTAATTATCCGAAGCGCGGCATCGGCGACACTACGATTAGCAAATTAATTAACGCGGCTGAGGAAGCCAACCACACTATCTGGGAAGTGGTGAGCAATGCTGACCAGTTTTTGCCGGCGCGGGTGAGCAATTCGGTGGTGGGCTTCGCCGAAAAAATCAAGAGCTATACCGCCGTAGCGGCCAAAGAAGATGCCTTTGAAGCGGCGAAATTCATCGCTAAAAACTCGGGTATGATTGAGGAGTTGTACTCCGATAAAAGTATTGAGGGCTTGTCGCGCTACGAGAACATTCAGGAGTTGCTCAACGGCATCAAGGAATACGTGGACGACCATGAGCGCGAAGACAAGTCGCTGGGCGCGTTTTTGCAGGATATCGCGCTCGTTACCGATTCTGACTTGAAGGACGCGGCTCAGGAAGGCGAGGCCGTGACGATGATGACTATTCACTCGGCTAAAGGCCTGGAATTCCGTAACGTATACATCGTGGGCATGGAGGAAAACCTCTTTCCGAGTCAGATGATGATAACCTCGCGGGCCGACCTGGAGGAAGAGCGTCGGTTGTTTTACGTAGCTATTACCCGTGCCGAGAAAAAGCTGACGCTCAGCTACGCCACCTCGCGCTACCAGTGGGGCACCCTGCGCTCGTGCGAGAAGTCGCGCTTCCTAGATGAGATTGACCCCCAATATCTTAACGTAAAATTTGCGTCCGGCCCGGCGGTGAGCGATTCGCCGTTTCAGCACGTTTTCGAGCGCCGCTCAAACCTGATTGCTACCCCCCCGCGTAAGACGGTAGCCACCAAGTACGTGGCCCCGGCCGACTTTCAACCCTCCGACACGAGTAACTTGCAGCCCGGCCAGCGCGTGGAGCACGCCAAATTCGGGTTTGGCCAGGTCGCTACCCTGGAAAAACAGAACGGCACCGTGAAGGCGATTATTAATTTTGAGGAAGTGGGCGAAAAAACGCTGCTCCTGAGCTTTGCGAAACTGCGCGTGTTATAATTTTTTCGCGCTGAGTTCGCGGGGATTCTCAGAATTTACACTCCGCGTACTTCCGTGAATCCCGTGCGAAATACTTTCGAAACAATGACCCCTACCCCCCCCCTACCCTTTCACCTGCAACTGCTGGTGCGTGAATATGGGCAAAGCACCTACCAACTTATTCAGGGCCTGGCCCAGATTGAGGACGTGACCGAGCGCACGCGCCGCGCCGCTGGCATCGTGCAGCTGATGCTGCGCCTGCGCCCCAGCCTGCGCGAGGTGCCGGAGATTCAGACGCGCCTCTGGAACCACCTGCACGCGCTCGCGGGCACTGAGGTGGCCCTCGACGCGCCCGTGCCCCTCGCGCCGCCGCGCCTCTACCAGGCCAAGCCCCAACGCGTAGAGTACCCGCGCCAGGCCCCCAAGCTGAAGGCCTACGGCCGCGGCGTGGAAGCGCTCATTGCCAAAGCATTGACCTTACCCGATGCTGCCGAGCGCGAGCAGGCCGCCACCCAGATTGGCCGCACGATGAAATTTCTATACCGCCAGCACAACAAGGAAAATGCCAAGGACGTGACCATCATCCGGCACCTAGCCGAGCTATCGGGCGGGCAGTTGAAGCTGGATGCGCAGCTCATAGCCGACCAGGGCTTGTTTGAGCTACCGGCAGCAACCGCGCCAACCGTCGCACCGGCCCGCACCACCGGCGGCCAGCCGGGGGGTAGCAGCCGCTTTGAGGGCAGCCGCGAGCGTCGCGCCGACCGCCCCGAAGGCGGCGGTAATGGTAACGGTAAAAAGCGCGATAAGAAGCGCAGCAAGAAATTTCGCTCCGAGGCTCAGCAGCCGCCGCAGTAGCTTTGTGGTCTAATTGGACCCTCGGGGGCTTATTCCTACGCCAATTGCTCACTGTTAATTGTTAATCGAAGAAGAATGGCTGCTTTTGAAGTACGCGGTGGGCGTAAGCTGCACGGAGAAATAATTCCCCAAGGCGCTAAAAATGAGGCGCTTCAGATTTTATGCGCGGTGTTGTTGAGCGCCGAGCCCATTACCATCAGCAACGTGCCCAACATCCGGGACGTCAACAAGCTCATTGAGTTACTGCGCGACCTGGGGGTGAAAGTAGGCCAGCTGGCTCCCGACACCTATATTTTTCAGGCCGAGGATGTGCGCCTCGACTACTTGGATACGCCCGAATTTGTGGCCCAGGCCCGCGAGCTGCGCGGCTCGGTTATGATACTCGGCCCCCTGCTGGCGCGCTATGGCCGCGCCCAGCTGCCCAAGCCCGGCGGTGATAAAATTGGGCGCCGGCCACTCGATACGCACTTCGTGGGCCTCGAAAAGCTAGGTGCGCACCTCACGCTGGAAGGACCCGACTTTTACCGCCTCACCGTGCCCGGTGGTAAGCTACAGGGCACCTCCATGCTGCTCGACGAGGCCAGTGTGACCGGCACTGCCAACATCCTGATGGCCGCCGTGCTGGCCGAGGGTACTACCAGCATCTACAACGCAGCCTGCGAGCCCTATCTGCAGCAGCTCTGCCGCATGCTGGTGCGCATGGGCGCTACTATTCAAGGTATTGGCTCCAACCTACTCACTATTGAGGGGGTAGCCGTCCTTGGGGGCACCGAGCACCGCATGCTACCTGATATGATTGAAATCGGCTCTTTCATCGGCCTGGCGGCCATGACGGGCTCCGAGATTACTATCAAAGACTGCCAGATTCCGGAGCTGGGAATTATTCCCGACACCTTCCGCAAGCTGGGTATCCAACTGGAATTTCGCGGCGATGATATTCATATTCCGGCCCAGGACCACTACCAGATTGGCACCTACCTCGATGGCTCCATCCTTACGGTGAGCGACCACACTTGGCCGGGCTTCACGCCTGATTTGCTGAGCATTATTCTCGTTATCGCCACTCAGGCGCGGGGCACAGTGCTCATTCACCAGAAGATGTTTGAGTCGCGCCTATTTTTTGTTGATAAGCTCATCGACATGGGCGCGCAGATTATCCTCTGCGACCCGCACCGCGCCACCGTTATTGGCTTGGACAAGCGCGCCGCCTTGCGCGGCATCACCATGACCTCGCCCGACATCCGGGCCGGCGTGGCGCTGCTCATTGCAGCGCTCAGCGCCGAAGGCAAGAGCACCATCCTCAATGTGGAGCAGATTGACCGGGGCTACCAAAATATTGACGAGCGCCTGAATGCCCTGGGAGCGGATATTCGCCGGGTGTAGTATTTATAAATAATTCATTTTCAATTAGTTAATTACATATAATCCCATAGTACCTAAAAGCCCGGCCTGCAAAGGCTGGGCTTTTTGCTGGAGATATGGGTTACCCGTATCAGGGAGCCGCATAAAGAGGCAGCTGCGCCGCTGATTTTTTTTCTTTCAGCCTTTCCCCCACTTTTCTGATAAAACACTTAATTCATCCTATCCTGTTCGGACTGGGGCTGGTAGGGTATAGCTAAGCCAAACAAGCGACACTTTCTAAATTTCCGGCTGAAATAGCTGCTGCTCAGCTTATTATCAGCGCGCCAACAGAGCCCGGCTCGGCGGCCAGTAAGGGCGGATGGAAAGCTTGCGGTCGCCGCAATTTGCGTGGGCTATGTGCGGAAGCGCTACGTCCGGCATCTTTCTTAGTAGAAGGGCTTACCGACTAATGCGCAGTTGCATTAACTGGTATAGCGCAGAGCTTTATTTCTTTATTAACTTGATTATGAAGATAATAGCTGCCATATTTTTGGGGCTAACGCTACTCGTGCAAACCGGGTGCAGCCACCAGCCGGCAGCCGGCGAGGTAGCCGCAACCACTGATTCGGCCACGTCAAAAGCTGCCCCTGCCGGGCCCGAAGCAGTAGCAAGCAGTAGTGCAGCCCCCCTACCCCCGCCCGCCCTGGTGGCCGCAGCCACCTCGCGCCTGCTCATCTACCAGGCCGATGTGCGCCTCAAAACGGCTGCCATGCCCCGCGCCACGGCCAGCCTCGATAGCCTGGTACGGCGTAGCGGTGGCTACCTGAGTGCCGCTAACGAAACCCACATCGACGGCGAGTGGCGAGAGGAAAGTACCATTCGGGTACCCCCTGGCCAGTTTCAGGCACTGCTGAGTGGCCTGGCGGACTTGGGCACCGTAGAAGAGAAGAAGCTCACTACCACTGATGTCACGGCCGAGCACGCCGATGTGGCGGCTCGCCTGCAAGCCAAGCGCGCCGTAGAGCGCCAATACACGGCGCTACTCACCAGAGCCCAGAAAATTAAAGATATCCTTGCTATTGAGGAGAAGCTAGGCGAGGTGCGCGAAGAAATCGAAGCCACCGAAAGCCGATTCAACATCCTGAACGACGAGGTAGCGTATTCTACCATTACGCTCACGCTGTACCAGCCTGTACCCCAAACCGTACCCGATGCGCCCATCATATCATTGGGGAGCCGCACCGTGGAGGCTTTTTACGGTGGCTGGCAGCTCTTTATTTCCCTGCTTTTGGGCACGCTTACGCTGTGGCCACTGGTGCTGGTGGCTGGCATAAGCGGCTGGTGGCTGTGGCGCCGACGGAAAGATAATCCGAAGCCACAGCCACCAAAAACGCAAGCTCCGGGCTAAAAGTACAGGGCCCCGCTGAACGCCGTTCAGCGGGGCCCTGTACTTTTAGCCCGGAGCCGAGGCAACCTACTCCACTACCATATCCACGATGATAGTTACCAGCGACAAGGCCAAGCTAAAAATTAGCGTGCTCACAAAGCCCGTTACTGAGAAGCTATTCATCAGGTAGTCAGCCAGCTTGACGATGATAACGTTGATAACCAGGAGGAAGATACCCAGTGTAAGCACCGTAATTGGAAAGCCGATTATTTTCAGAATAGGCTTTACCGTTGCATTAAGCAGCCCCATAACAATGACCAGCACGGCGGCGCTACCTACGCCATCTAGGCGCACGTTGGGCAGTAGCTGCGCCAGGCCATAGGTGAGCACGGCCGTCAGAATGAATTTGATAAGTATTTTACCCATATCAATAAGGAGATTTTAGTGCGAATGTTAGCTGGAAAGAAGGCGCGAAATTCCTTACTTAGCGCCTTTACCCTTCTTGGCATTAATTTCTTCAGTAGCTCCCAGGCCTTTGGCCGCGAGGCGGCCCTGCGACACAGCCATCCAGTTACAAAGCTGGTAGAGCAGGCGGGCGCCTACAATCGCGTTCCACTCCGTATCGCCGGGGGCTACTTCGTTGAGGTCCAAGCCGATAATAGTACGCCCCGAGCGCACGATTGCGCGCAGCAGGTACACAGCCTCTTCAAACTCCAGGCCGCCGGGCACGGGCGTGCCGGTGCCAGGGCACAGCTTGGGGTCGAGGCCATCGATATCGAAGCTGAGGTATACTTTCTGGGGTAGCTGGGCGATAATCTTGCCACATACTTTCTTCCACGATTTCTTGGCGAATTTTTCCTCGCTCATAAACCGCTGGCCAAAAATAGCTACCCTACCCACCGAGCGCTCGATAAAGTCGGCCTCCTGCTGGCACATATCCCGAATGCCAACCTGCACCAGCTTTTTCACCGCCGGTAGCTCCAGCGCGTTGTACATGATGCTGGCGTGCGAGTACCGAAAGCCCTCATAAGCCGGCCGCAGGTCGCAGTGCGCGTCGATTTGCAGAATGCCGAAGCCATCGGGGTGGCGCTCGGCCAGCGCGTGCAAAAAGCCCAGCGGTGTGCTGTGGTCACCGCCCAGCACGGCTACGGCCTTGTCAGCATCGAGCAGCGCGCCGGTTTTAGCCTTCAGCCATTGCAAAAGCTGGTCGCCCCCAGCCGTGACGCGGGCGGCCGCGGTGTCGTGCTCGGCCGCGCCGGCCGTCGGCTGGCCCGCTTCGAGCCAGCCAATGTAGTCGGCCGCAATGGGGCGCAGGTCGCGACTGATTTGGGCAATGGTTTCGTCGGGCTCCTCCATCGCTAGGCCCAGTTTCCAGGCATCGGGCAGGTCAGAGTCGTAAAGGTCTACCTGCAGCGAAGCCTCGCGAATGGCGGCGGGCCCCTCAGCGGTGCCCGCCCGGTAGCTCACGGTTACTTCCCAAGGCACGGGGACCACGACAACCTGTGCTTCTTCGGGCGTAAAGGGTAGGCCGAACAGCCCCCCGGCGGCATCACCGAGCGCATTAGGGTCAAAATTGGCTATTTTTTGTTCGAGTGAGGAAGTAAGCACGAGTAAAAAAGAACACCAAGCGCCGGGCACTTGGTGGATTGAAGAAAGTATTTGAATAAAAAATAACCTGCTGAGTAAAGCACCGCTAGCGCCCAAGTAGTTAATACCGCTGTAACGAAATGGCAGAAATATTTTGACAGGCGGACGCCAAATTAATATGACGTAATTATTTATTTTTTGAACCCTCAATTAACCTTTAGTAATTGAGGGTTCATTCCTATGCGGCCGATTGAGTCTTGCCCAAAAAGTCATATGTGCGGATAATCTCCAGGATTTTTTCGAACGTAGCCCGGTCAAAAAACAGCATCAGTGGCAGCTCAACCGAATTTTCCTTGTCAGAGAACTGGGTAATAACGGAAAAAATAAGGGGCTGAAGTGCATCGGGGTCGGGGAGCAGGCTGTGCAAGGCCGTAGCCAAGTCGCCGGTTGGAGCTTTGGGGGGGGCACCATAGATATTGGCTTTCAGAATGTTAGCCAATTGGGTTACCAAAGCTCCCGTAATAATATTGCTGATTTCGAGTAGTAGCGATTCTTGCAGCTCCGTGAGTTGCAGCGAGTCCGTGACCTGCATTCGCAGGCACACCCGCGACAGCCGCTGGATATGCTGCCCCGAAAAGAACATGAAGGTTGAGCCGTTGAAATCACCCCGAATGTCGCTCTGAATGGCTACGTAGCGCGTCTGATATTCGCGCACGCGCTCAATAATACTGGCGCTGGGCAGCAGGTCGAGGTTAGGTACTTCCAGCAACACCCGCTCCTGGGCAATAACCGCAAAGCTGTCAGCCGCGCGCGCCAGTCCAATATTCAGAATTTCGCGAATGATGTCGCGTTCTAACTCATTCATTGATAAAGTCATAACAGCTTAGTACGTAGCGGTGGCAGCCGGGGCCGGCAAGGTAATACGAAAAAAGACGGCAGGCAGGTAGCTTCAAGGTCGTTTGGCCAGGAAAAGCCTTGTTAGGGCCGGCACGTCGAGTACCAGGCACAGTTGGCCGCTGCCCAGCAGGGTGACGCCTCCAAACAGGTCAATGGTGTCGAGTGGCTTGCTCAAAGACTTCACTACGATACTCTGTTGGCGCAGAAAGCGGTCAATGAGGAGACCTAAGCGGCGGTTGTTGTAGCTGACTACCAGCACTTGGTGCAGGTCCTCAGCGGGGGGTAGGTCGGCGCGGGTGGCGCGGGGTAGCAGCTCATCGCCCTCGGCATAGAGGAGCTGGCGCAAGGGCACTAGTGGCACGTTCTCTTCCTGCACGCGGGTCATCAGCAGGCCTCCTACGGCAAAAATCTGGTCGTTGGCTAGCGCTAGCACGGTGTCGGTATGCAGTAAGGG
The genomic region above belongs to Hymenobacter psoromatis and contains:
- a CDS encoding Gfo/Idh/MocA family protein, encoding MSQPRREFLQQVALAGAGALLPRVTWSASSYKRIIGANDRVRVGVVGFSDRHRNSHMPSFLQHYKALNFDIVGVSDIWSKRREEGAALWREKLGHPVAAYRNNDELYASKSVDAVFIGTADFQHALHAIEAVQAGCDAYVEKPFAETMADNRAALKAIRGSKQIVQIGSQRRSGDNYQAAERFIKSGKFGPITMVELTWNVNQPGRWRRPELVAQLREADTDWQRYLLNRPAEAYDPRKYLEYRLFWPYSSGLPGQWMSHQIDTVHWFTGLPHPRSVVANGGIYMWKDGRRNWDTLTAVFDYGPAADPSTGFQVTFASRMDNGDEHPAEIYYSNGGELNLNTNRVSPTGGLTQQHAEAMHLPANLLPEFSLASTDAAVASANTGGDVLTSNHIRNWMACVRSRQQPHAPVEAGYSHSIANIMTTAAAHTGLKATFDAQTQEVMVGGRVFQY
- a CDS encoding DUF3109 family protein, whose translation is MIIIQNTVISDDVAENFFVCNLDACKGACCVEGDLGAPLELEELEILKNEYPKIEPFLTEAGKQAITAQGLYIEDWEGDYSTTTINDRECAYALYDERGILKCGIEQAYLAGATTFKKPISCHLYPIRVTKYEGFEALNYDRWDICSPACSFGAKLGVPVYKFLQEPLERKYGAAWYAELAREIEQPSV
- a CDS encoding ATP-dependent helicase, whose product is MALDYHALLNPSQAAAVLQTEGPCMIIAGAGSGKTRVLTYRIAHLLEQGVDPFNILALTFTNKAAKEMRARIEKVVGPNAKNLWMGTFHSVFAKILRSEADKIGYPRSFTIYDTQDSRTLIGQIIKELELDDKLYKPATVLGRISAAKNKLVSVQQYLNDPVIKQDDEAAMRPKIGVLYQQYASRCLKAGAMDFDDLLFQTNVLFRDHADVLNKYQNKFKFVMVDEYQDTNYSQYLITRKLAAKERNICVVGDDAQSIYAFRGADITNILNFEKDYPELNVFKLEQNYRSTKNIVWAANSVIKNNQAQLRKDVFSANEEGNLIELIKAASDNEEGKLIAQSIYEDKMNQHLSYDNFAILYRTNAQSRAMEEALRKLNIRYKIVGGLSFYQRKEIKDLVAYLRLTVNPNDEQALRRVINYPKRGIGDTTISKLINAAEEANHTIWEVVSNADQFLPARVSNSVVGFAEKIKSYTAVAAKEDAFEAAKFIAKNSGMIEELYSDKSIEGLSRYENIQELLNGIKEYVDDHEREDKSLGAFLQDIALVTDSDLKDAAQEGEAVTMMTIHSAKGLEFRNVYIVGMEENLFPSQMMITSRADLEEERRLFYVAITRAEKKLTLSYATSRYQWGTLRSCEKSRFLDEIDPQYLNVKFASGPAVSDSPFQHVFERRSNLIATPPRKTVATKYVAPADFQPSDTSNLQPGQRVEHAKFGFGQVATLEKQNGTVKAIINFEEVGEKTLLLSFAKLRVL
- a CDS encoding DUF4290 domain-containing protein, which gives rise to MTPTPPLPFHLQLLVREYGQSTYQLIQGLAQIEDVTERTRRAAGIVQLMLRLRPSLREVPEIQTRLWNHLHALAGTEVALDAPVPLAPPRLYQAKPQRVEYPRQAPKLKAYGRGVEALIAKALTLPDAAEREQAATQIGRTMKFLYRQHNKENAKDVTIIRHLAELSGGQLKLDAQLIADQGLFELPAATAPTVAPARTTGGQPGGSSRFEGSRERRADRPEGGGNGNGKKRDKKRSKKFRSEAQQPPQ
- the murA gene encoding UDP-N-acetylglucosamine 1-carboxyvinyltransferase; protein product: MAAFEVRGGRKLHGEIIPQGAKNEALQILCAVLLSAEPITISNVPNIRDVNKLIELLRDLGVKVGQLAPDTYIFQAEDVRLDYLDTPEFVAQARELRGSVMILGPLLARYGRAQLPKPGGDKIGRRPLDTHFVGLEKLGAHLTLEGPDFYRLTVPGGKLQGTSMLLDEASVTGTANILMAAVLAEGTTSIYNAACEPYLQQLCRMLVRMGATIQGIGSNLLTIEGVAVLGGTEHRMLPDMIEIGSFIGLAAMTGSEITIKDCQIPELGIIPDTFRKLGIQLEFRGDDIHIPAQDHYQIGTYLDGSILTVSDHTWPGFTPDLLSIILVIATQARGTVLIHQKMFESRLFFVDKLIDMGAQIILCDPHRATVIGLDKRAALRGITMTSPDIRAGVALLIAALSAEGKSTILNVEQIDRGYQNIDERLNALGADIRRV
- a CDS encoding DUF4349 domain-containing protein, with product MKIIAAIFLGLTLLVQTGCSHQPAAGEVAATTDSATSKAAPAGPEAVASSSAAPLPPPALVAAATSRLLIYQADVRLKTAAMPRATASLDSLVRRSGGYLSAANETHIDGEWREESTIRVPPGQFQALLSGLADLGTVEEKKLTTTDVTAEHADVAARLQAKRAVERQYTALLTRAQKIKDILAIEEKLGEVREEIEATESRFNILNDEVAYSTITLTLYQPVPQTVPDAPIISLGSRTVEAFYGGWQLFISLLLGTLTLWPLVLVAGISGWWLWRRRKDNPKPQPPKTQAPG
- a CDS encoding phage holin family protein yields the protein MGKILIKFILTAVLTYGLAQLLPNVRLDGVGSAAVLVIVMGLLNATVKPILKIIGFPITVLTLGIFLLVINVIIVKLADYLMNSFSVTGFVSTLIFSLALSLVTIIVDMVVE
- a CDS encoding agmatinase family protein, with the protein product MLTSSLEQKIANFDPNALGDAAGGLFGLPFTPEEAQVVVVPVPWEVTVSYRAGTAEGPAAIREASLQVDLYDSDLPDAWKLGLAMEEPDETIAQISRDLRPIAADYIGWLEAGQPTAGAAEHDTAAARVTAGGDQLLQWLKAKTGALLDADKAVAVLGGDHSTPLGFLHALAERHPDGFGILQIDAHCDLRPAYEGFRYSHASIMYNALELPAVKKLVQVGIRDMCQQEADFIERSVGRVAIFGQRFMSEEKFAKKSWKKVCGKIIAQLPQKVYLSFDIDGLDPKLCPGTGTPVPGGLEFEEAVYLLRAIVRSGRTIIGLDLNEVAPGDTEWNAIVGARLLYQLCNWMAVSQGRLAAKGLGATEEINAKKGKGAK
- a CDS encoding chemotaxis protein CheC, with translation MNELERDIIREILNIGLARAADSFAVIAQERVLLEVPNLDLLPSASIIERVREYQTRYVAIQSDIRGDFNGSTFMFFSGQHIQRLSRVCLRMQVTDSLQLTELQESLLLEISNIITGALVTQLANILKANIYGAPPKAPTGDLATALHSLLPDPDALQPLIFSVITQFSDKENSVELPLMLFFDRATFEKILEIIRTYDFLGKTQSAA